The Kitasatospora sp. NBC_00374 genome has a segment encoding these proteins:
- the eccCa gene encoding type VII secretion protein EccCa produces the protein MPDGEVQLQEPPSLPEKQSGMASVISMMPMALGSLSMVFMFLHPGGSEGGGALSYVAVGMMALSAVGMLVTQLIRGSSDRKQLLRAERRDYLRYLSQVRRQARRSIDAQRKALAWRHPAPGELWSLVGTTRLWERRSAHPDFSDVRIGLGAQRLATPLAPLATKPVEDLEPLCAHALRRFIHAYGTVADQPIAIHLRGFAQLLLRSDDPDAARALVRAVLAQLAVVHGPDELRIAVVAAPEQRAAWEWAKWLPHALHPSDTDGAGPVRLVAGSLVEVEQLIGEEFTGRPGYEPDAVPNRDEPFTVLVLDGPGAHAGSRAALAGYRNTVLIDLAENLEWRPARTTLRLRIDGGRLAMVGADRNRKDVDTDLGRPDALTRLAATRLAALLARYRIADTVDVAEPLATDFDLTALLGIPDLHAVDVEALWAQRGIPQRLRVPLGLGPDGRPVDLDLKESAQGGMGPHGMLIGATGSGKSELLRTLVVALAMTHSSEVLNFVLVDFKGGATFLGLDTLPHTSAVITNLADEAGLVDRMRDALHGELVRRQEVLREAGYASLLEYETARAAGTPLRPLPTLFLVVDEFSELLAAHRDFMELFVMIGRLGRSLGVHLLLASQRLDEGRMSALESHLSYRIGLRTFSAMESRGVLGVPDAYQLPSQPGNGFLRSDISTLTRFKAAYVSGAYRPKRRAAQQAALAGQVVAYGTEYLTPRQLPQPVAEPVEEPTAGSLLELAADRLRDAGPPAHRVWLPPLDVPPTLDELLPPIVPHPERGLTTADARAHGALGVPVGVIDRPFHQLRDLLTADLSGAGGHVGIAGAPQSGKSTLLRTLITGLALTHTPREAQFYCLDFGGGTLSALRGLPHVGGVTGRHDGERVLRTVAEVNGIITRREKYFAELGIDSIASFRRRKAAGELPDDPHGDVFLVVDGWNTLRQEFSDLVQPLTLISQRGINYGVHLVVATTRWGEITGGLRDQLQTRFELRLGDSVDSVVNMRAAAKVPKVPGRGLTDEQLHFLTALPRTDGSGRTDDLGEGVADLVDAVAAHWTGPRAPEVRMLPLTLDAAELPAPDGRLRVPIGLEDTEVAPLWHDFEENPHLLLVGDSESGKTNLLKLMIRAITSAYTPAEARIMLVDYRRELYDAVPEAYRLGYAVAVDNLRQIVDGASRAMKNRIPPADITPARLKLRDWWEGPELFILVDDYELVGTGSGSSGSSGSHPFAALLEDLAQGTEIGLHLVVARGANGIGRALSDPLLRKLQEVNSPSLLLSCPPSEGHLFGNLKPRQFPAGRGLYITRRRTVQVQTGRLVEAAGEPDGTAGP, from the coding sequence ATGCCCGACGGCGAGGTGCAGTTGCAGGAGCCGCCGAGCCTGCCCGAGAAGCAGAGCGGCATGGCGAGCGTGATCAGCATGATGCCGATGGCGCTCGGCTCGCTGTCCATGGTCTTCATGTTCCTGCACCCGGGCGGCAGTGAGGGCGGCGGCGCGCTCAGCTACGTCGCGGTCGGCATGATGGCGCTCTCCGCGGTCGGCATGCTGGTCACCCAGCTGATCCGCGGCTCCAGCGACCGAAAGCAGCTGCTGCGCGCCGAGCGGCGCGACTACCTGCGCTACCTGTCCCAGGTGCGCCGCCAGGCCCGGCGCTCGATCGACGCGCAGCGCAAGGCGCTGGCGTGGCGGCACCCGGCGCCCGGCGAGCTCTGGTCACTGGTGGGCACCACGCGCCTGTGGGAGCGGCGGTCCGCCCACCCGGACTTCAGCGACGTCCGGATCGGCCTCGGCGCCCAGCGCCTGGCGACGCCGCTGGCCCCGCTGGCCACCAAGCCGGTCGAGGACCTGGAGCCGCTGTGCGCGCACGCGCTGCGGCGCTTCATCCACGCCTACGGGACGGTGGCCGACCAGCCGATCGCGATCCACCTGCGCGGCTTCGCCCAGCTGCTGCTGCGCTCCGACGACCCCGACGCTGCCCGGGCGCTGGTCCGGGCGGTGCTCGCCCAGCTGGCCGTGGTGCACGGGCCGGACGAGCTGCGGATCGCCGTCGTCGCCGCGCCGGAGCAGCGCGCCGCGTGGGAGTGGGCCAAGTGGCTGCCGCACGCGCTGCACCCGAGCGACACCGACGGGGCTGGCCCGGTCCGGCTGGTGGCGGGCAGCCTGGTCGAGGTGGAGCAGTTGATCGGCGAGGAGTTCACCGGCCGCCCCGGCTACGAGCCGGACGCCGTGCCCAACCGCGACGAGCCGTTCACCGTGCTGGTGCTCGACGGGCCCGGCGCGCACGCCGGCAGCCGGGCCGCGCTGGCCGGCTACCGCAACACCGTACTGATCGACCTCGCCGAGAACCTGGAGTGGCGCCCGGCCCGGACCACCCTGCGGCTGCGGATCGACGGCGGACGGCTCGCCATGGTCGGCGCGGACCGCAACCGCAAGGACGTCGACACCGACCTCGGCCGCCCCGACGCCCTCACCCGGCTCGCCGCGACCAGGCTCGCCGCCCTGCTGGCCCGCTACCGGATCGCCGACACGGTGGACGTCGCCGAGCCGCTGGCCACCGACTTCGACCTGACCGCGCTGCTCGGCATCCCCGACCTGCACGCGGTGGACGTGGAGGCGCTCTGGGCCCAGCGCGGCATCCCCCAGCGGCTGCGGGTGCCGCTCGGGCTGGGCCCGGACGGCCGCCCGGTGGACCTCGACCTCAAGGAGTCCGCGCAGGGCGGCATGGGCCCGCACGGCATGCTGATCGGCGCCACCGGCTCCGGCAAGTCCGAGCTGCTGCGCACCCTGGTGGTGGCGCTGGCGATGACGCACTCCTCCGAGGTGCTCAACTTCGTGCTGGTGGACTTCAAGGGCGGCGCGACCTTCCTCGGCCTGGACACCCTGCCGCACACCTCGGCGGTGATCACCAACCTCGCCGACGAGGCGGGCCTGGTCGACCGGATGCGCGACGCGCTGCACGGCGAACTGGTCCGCCGTCAGGAGGTCCTGCGCGAGGCCGGCTACGCCTCGCTGCTGGAGTACGAGACCGCGCGGGCCGCGGGGACGCCGCTGCGGCCGCTGCCCACGCTGTTCCTGGTGGTCGACGAGTTCAGCGAACTGCTCGCCGCCCACCGCGACTTCATGGAACTGTTCGTGATGATCGGACGGCTCGGCCGCTCGCTCGGCGTCCACCTGCTGCTGGCCTCGCAGCGCCTGGACGAGGGCCGGATGAGCGCGCTGGAGTCCCACCTCTCCTACCGGATCGGCCTGCGCACCTTCTCCGCGATGGAGAGCCGCGGCGTCCTCGGCGTGCCGGACGCCTACCAGCTGCCCTCCCAACCCGGCAACGGCTTCCTGCGCAGCGACATCTCGACCCTGACCCGGTTCAAGGCCGCCTACGTCTCCGGGGCCTACCGTCCCAAGCGCCGCGCCGCCCAGCAGGCGGCCCTGGCCGGCCAGGTGGTCGCCTACGGCACCGAGTACCTGACGCCACGTCAACTGCCGCAGCCGGTTGCCGAACCGGTGGAGGAGCCGACGGCAGGCTCGCTGCTGGAGCTCGCCGCCGACCGGCTGCGCGACGCCGGGCCGCCCGCCCACCGGGTCTGGCTGCCGCCCCTGGACGTCCCGCCCACCCTGGACGAGCTGCTGCCGCCGATCGTCCCGCACCCCGAGCGCGGCCTGACCACGGCGGACGCACGCGCGCACGGCGCCCTCGGCGTCCCGGTCGGCGTGATCGACCGCCCCTTCCACCAGCTGCGCGACCTGCTGACCGCCGACCTCTCCGGGGCCGGCGGCCACGTCGGCATCGCCGGCGCCCCGCAGAGCGGCAAGAGCACCCTGCTGCGGACCCTGATCACCGGCCTCGCGCTCACCCACACCCCGCGCGAAGCCCAGTTCTACTGCCTGGACTTCGGCGGCGGCACGCTCTCCGCCCTGCGCGGCCTGCCGCACGTCGGCGGGGTGACCGGCCGGCACGACGGCGAGCGGGTACTGCGCACCGTCGCCGAGGTGAACGGCATCATCACCCGGCGCGAGAAGTACTTCGCCGAGCTCGGTATCGACTCGATCGCCTCCTTCCGCCGCCGCAAGGCCGCCGGCGAGCTGCCCGACGACCCGCACGGGGACGTCTTCCTGGTGGTCGACGGCTGGAACACGCTGCGCCAGGAGTTCAGCGACCTCGTCCAGCCGCTCACCCTGATCTCCCAGCGCGGCATCAACTACGGCGTCCACCTGGTCGTCGCCACCACCCGCTGGGGCGAGATCACCGGCGGCCTGCGTGACCAGCTGCAGACCCGCTTCGAGCTGCGGCTCGGCGACTCCGTCGACTCGGTGGTCAACATGCGTGCGGCGGCCAAGGTCCCCAAGGTGCCCGGCCGCGGCCTCACCGACGAGCAGCTGCACTTCCTCACCGCGCTGCCCAGGACCGACGGCTCCGGCCGCACCGACGACCTCGGCGAGGGCGTCGCCGACCTGGTCGACGCCGTCGCCGCGCACTGGACCGGCCCGCGCGCGCCCGAGGTGCGGATGCTGCCGCTCACCCTCGACGCCGCCGAACTGCCCGCCCCCGATGGCCGGTTGCGCGTACCGATCGGCCTGGAGGACACCGAGGTCGCGCCGCTCTGGCACGACTTCGAGGAGAACCCGCACCTCCTGCTGGTCGGCGACAGCGAGTCCGGCAAGACCAACCTGCTCAAGCTCATGATCCGCGCCATCACCTCGGCCTACACGCCCGCCGAGGCGCGGATCATGCTGGTCGACTACCGGCGCGAGCTGTACGACGCGGTGCCGGAGGCGTACCGGCTGGGCTACGCGGTCGCGGTCGACAACCTCCGCCAGATCGTGGACGGCGCGTCCCGCGCGATGAAGAACCGCATCCCGCCCGCCGACATCACGCCCGCGCGGCTGAAGCTGCGCGACTGGTGGGAGGGGCCCGAACTGTTCATCCTGGTCGACGACTACGAGCTGGTGGGCACCGGCTCGGGCAGCTCGGGCAGCTCGGGCAGTCACCCCTTCGCGGCACTCCTCGAAGACCTCGCCCAGGGCACGGAGATCGGCCTGCACCTGGTGGTCGCCCGCGGCGCCAACGGCATCGGCCGAGCCCTGAGCGACCCGCTGCTGCGCAAGCTCCAGGAGGTCAACTCGCCGTCGCTGCTGCTCTCCTGCCCGCCCTCGGAGGGCCACCTGTTCGGGAACCTCAAGCCCCGCCAGTTCCCCGCCGGACGCGGCCTCTACATCACCCGCCGACGCACCGTGCAGGTGCAGACCGGCCGCCTGGTCGAGGCGGCCGGTGAACCGGACGGGACGGCGGGCCCGTAG
- the eccD gene encoding type VII secretion integral membrane protein EccD, whose protein sequence is MSSSVVAGLCRLRFHAPGAAFDLAVPADVPLADLLPAVLGHAGAALAEEGLEHGGWTLQRLGEDPLDEEQSAEALNLRDGDTLYLRPRHEALPTVHFDDLVDGVATGMNERGDSWRPTLTRRLAIAVALLTLAGGWVLLALPGPAIARVAAAAATAVLLLLGAASASRAMADAGAGAALGAAAVPYLALAALLLPGGPSGDDLLGARVLAAASAAAGAAVLSLAAVGGAAPLFLGLVLAAGFGVLAGVLVLAGLTPDQLVAVIVVFAVLVGTFVPSFAFRLSGLRLPMLPRNAEELQENIEPFPADAVLPRSLVADDYLMALYTAIGAVCAACLTLLPFADGWAGPAEAGALSLLLLLHARAIGSIRQRLSLLLPGVYGAAVLLARQATTSSAGERLVLLGSLLTVAVSLLVAAWTIPGRRLLPYWGRIADIVHTLGALALLPLALQACGVYHTLRGLGG, encoded by the coding sequence GTGAGCAGCAGTGTCGTGGCAGGACTGTGCCGATTGAGGTTCCACGCGCCGGGGGCGGCCTTCGACCTCGCCGTCCCCGCCGACGTTCCGCTCGCCGACCTGCTGCCGGCAGTCCTCGGCCACGCGGGCGCCGCACTGGCCGAGGAGGGGCTGGAACACGGCGGCTGGACGCTCCAGCGGCTCGGTGAGGACCCGCTGGACGAGGAGCAGAGCGCCGAGGCGCTGAACCTGCGCGACGGCGACACGCTCTACCTGCGACCACGCCACGAAGCCCTGCCGACGGTGCACTTCGACGACCTGGTGGACGGCGTGGCCACCGGGATGAACGAACGCGGCGACAGCTGGCGGCCCACCCTGACCCGCCGGCTGGCCATCGCGGTGGCCCTGCTCACCCTGGCCGGCGGGTGGGTGCTGCTCGCCCTGCCCGGCCCGGCCATCGCGCGGGTGGCGGCGGCCGCCGCCACGGCGGTGCTGCTGCTGCTCGGCGCCGCCAGCGCCTCCCGCGCGATGGCCGACGCCGGCGCGGGCGCCGCACTGGGCGCCGCCGCCGTGCCGTATCTGGCGCTGGCCGCCCTGCTGCTGCCCGGCGGCCCGAGCGGCGACGACCTCCTCGGCGCCCGGGTGCTGGCCGCCGCCTCGGCGGCGGCCGGTGCGGCGGTGCTCTCCCTCGCGGCCGTCGGCGGCGCCGCGCCGCTCTTCCTGGGTCTGGTCCTGGCGGCCGGCTTCGGCGTGCTGGCCGGCGTACTGGTCCTGGCCGGCCTGACGCCCGACCAACTGGTCGCGGTGATCGTGGTGTTCGCGGTGCTGGTCGGCACGTTCGTCCCGTCGTTCGCCTTCCGGCTCTCCGGCCTGCGGCTGCCGATGCTGCCGCGCAACGCGGAGGAGCTCCAGGAGAACATCGAGCCCTTCCCGGCCGACGCCGTGCTGCCGCGCAGCCTGGTCGCGGACGACTACCTGATGGCCCTCTACACCGCGATCGGAGCGGTCTGCGCGGCCTGTCTGACCCTGCTGCCCTTCGCCGACGGCTGGGCGGGCCCGGCGGAGGCCGGCGCGCTCAGCCTGCTGCTCCTGCTCCACGCACGCGCGATCGGCAGCATCCGCCAGCGGCTCAGCCTGCTCCTGCCGGGCGTGTACGGCGCCGCCGTGCTCCTCGCCCGCCAGGCGACGACCTCCTCGGCCGGCGAGCGGCTCGTCCTGCTGGGCAGCCTGCTGACCGTGGCCGTCTCCCTCCTGGTGGCGGCCTGGACGATCCCCGGCCGCCGCCTGCTCCCCTACTGGGGCCGCATCGCGGACATCGTCCACACCCTCGGCGCTCTTGCCCTGCTGCCCCTCGCCCTCCAGGCCTGCGGCGTCTACCACACCCTGCGCGGCCTGGGCGGCTGA